A single genomic interval of Corvus cornix cornix isolate S_Up_H32 chromosome 1, ASM73873v5, whole genome shotgun sequence harbors:
- the VSTM5 gene encoding V-set and transmembrane domain-containing protein 5 isoform X2, giving the protein MKREAPGGVSLLVPQPNINATVAQDILLSVEYSCRGMATIEWKHVSSWGTTSIVEWRSGNHVNISTVYKDRVTTFENGSIQLRNVGMRDAGYYFVTVTEEHGTNAYGTIIVNVYEIIYEDLHFVAVLFAFLAAVSAILICFMWLCNKSLHLFQKKTTHKLTASTTEEIELETIEC; this is encoded by the exons ATGAAGAGGGAAG CTCCTGGAGGAGTATCCTTACTTGTCCCACAACCCAACATCAATGCAACAGTGGCACAAGACATCCTTCTCTCAGTTGAATACTCTTGCCGAGGCATGGCCACCATTGAGTGGAAGCATGTGTCAAGCTGGGGCACCACCAGCATTGTTGAGTGGAGAAGTGGGAATCATGTCAACATATCCACAGTCTACAAGGACAGAGTGACTACTTTTGAAAATGGCTCTATACAGCTTCGGAATGTGGGCATGAGAGATGCTGGCTACTATTTTGTCACTGTAACAGAGGAGCATGGAACCAACGCCTACGGCACCATCATCGTCAATGTTTACG AGATTATATATGAAGATTTGCATTTTGTAGCAGTTCTCTTTGCATTTCTCGCTGCAGTATCTGCCATTCTAATCTGCTTCATGTGGCTGTGTAATAAATCTCTGCATCTATTTCAGAAGAAGACAACACACAAACTAACAG
- the VSTM5 gene encoding V-set and transmembrane domain-containing protein 5 isoform X1: MRPLQGCRGRGVVVGTVTLCLAAGWALQTPGGVSLLVPQPNINATVAQDILLSVEYSCRGMATIEWKHVSSWGTTSIVEWRSGNHVNISTVYKDRVTTFENGSIQLRNVGMRDAGYYFVTVTEEHGTNAYGTIIVNVYEIIYEDLHFVAVLFAFLAAVSAILICFMWLCNKSLHLFQKKTTHKLTASTTEEIELETIEC; this comes from the exons ATGAGACCGCTGCAGGGCTGTCGAGGCCGGGGCGTCGTCGTGGGGACCGTCACCCTCTGCCTGGCCGCCGGGTGGGCTCTGCAGA CTCCTGGAGGAGTATCCTTACTTGTCCCACAACCCAACATCAATGCAACAGTGGCACAAGACATCCTTCTCTCAGTTGAATACTCTTGCCGAGGCATGGCCACCATTGAGTGGAAGCATGTGTCAAGCTGGGGCACCACCAGCATTGTTGAGTGGAGAAGTGGGAATCATGTCAACATATCCACAGTCTACAAGGACAGAGTGACTACTTTTGAAAATGGCTCTATACAGCTTCGGAATGTGGGCATGAGAGATGCTGGCTACTATTTTGTCACTGTAACAGAGGAGCATGGAACCAACGCCTACGGCACCATCATCGTCAATGTTTACG AGATTATATATGAAGATTTGCATTTTGTAGCAGTTCTCTTTGCATTTCTCGCTGCAGTATCTGCCATTCTAATCTGCTTCATGTGGCTGTGTAATAAATCTCTGCATCTATTTCAGAAGAAGACAACACACAAACTAACAG